The proteins below are encoded in one region of Alistipes indistinctus YIT 12060:
- a CDS encoding menaquinone biosynthesis protein, translated as MMTRTRIVAVSYLNTIPYIYGITRAGGSLREGLLLCPPRLCAEALRTGEANVGLIPVAAIPEIPDLQIITPFCIGASGPVRTVVLASDYPVEELDTIWLDSHSRTSVRLARILAAEKWGIAPQWRPLTDYSFGTGAAAGTHGTIPAAEATGTGGAAGTGTGTESGTGKSGYILIGDKVFDHEARFRYLYDLSDEWRAMTGLPFAFAAWVARGEVPQERVSQLEEALRYGTAHIPEAVAWSGYAARPYACDYLIRNIDFVLDAPKRRAMELYWQLGRRYDPPSTPG; from the coding sequence ATGATGACGCGAACCCGGATAGTCGCCGTTTCTTACCTCAATACGATACCTTATATATACGGTATTACCCGTGCGGGCGGCAGCCTGCGCGAAGGGTTGTTGCTGTGTCCGCCCAGGCTCTGCGCGGAGGCGCTGCGCACCGGGGAGGCCAATGTGGGACTGATCCCGGTGGCCGCCATTCCTGAAATTCCCGACCTGCAAATCATTACCCCCTTCTGCATCGGCGCCAGCGGCCCGGTGCGTACCGTCGTGCTCGCGTCCGACTATCCCGTTGAGGAGCTCGACACGATCTGGCTCGACAGCCATTCGCGCACATCGGTGCGGCTGGCCCGCATCCTCGCGGCCGAAAAGTGGGGTATCGCCCCGCAGTGGCGCCCACTGACCGACTATTCGTTCGGAACCGGTGCAGCGGCCGGCACACACGGAACAATCCCCGCGGCGGAAGCAACCGGGACAGGCGGTGCGGCCGGAACTGGAACTGGAACTGAGTCCGGCACCGGCAAGTCCGGCTATATCCTGATCGGCGACAAGGTGTTCGACCACGAGGCGCGGTTCCGCTACCTGTACGACCTCTCCGACGAGTGGCGCGCGATGACGGGGCTGCCTTTCGCGTTCGCCGCGTGGGTGGCGCGCGGGGAGGTGCCGCAGGAACGGGTTTCGCAGCTCGAAGAGGCCCTTCGTTACGGAACGGCGCACATCCCCGAAGCGGTGGCGTGGTCCGGGTATGCCGCGCGGCCTTACGCCTGTGATTACCTGATCCGAAATATCGACTTTGTGCTCGACGCGCCGAAGCGCCGGGCGATGGAACTATACTGGCAACTCGGACGGCGGTACGACCCCCCGTCCACCCCCGGCTGA
- a CDS encoding magnesium transporter CorA family protein, with protein sequence MITIYLKQFNKIVRNADVKLFDELGYDDILWIDLLTPSIKEQKAVENFMEINLQTQQQVEEIESSSKYSETENAIICNSNFFMPYTETFAIEPVSFIIAEGVLVSVRNAEFRTFTEAAKRLQMNYRAYATGYHVLVSILEVRIDYDADLVEALAKNIAALSKEVNISEQIGRETLQRISHLQENTMLIRENIFDRQRVLSGIQRSERFPNDVYPRLTLMIKDVNSLISHADFSSERLDYLQDTALGLINIEQSNVTKIFTVAALFFMPPTMIASIYGMNFAYIQELHWKYGYPFALGLMVVVSALTYLFFRWKKWL encoded by the coding sequence ATGATTACCATCTACCTCAAGCAATTCAACAAGATCGTCCGCAACGCCGACGTCAAGCTGTTCGACGAACTGGGTTACGACGACATTCTGTGGATCGACCTGCTCACCCCTTCGATCAAGGAGCAGAAGGCGGTCGAAAACTTCATGGAGATCAACCTCCAGACCCAGCAGCAGGTCGAGGAGATCGAGAGTTCGTCGAAATACTCCGAAACCGAGAATGCGATCATCTGCAACTCGAACTTCTTCATGCCCTATACAGAGACCTTCGCCATCGAACCGGTCTCGTTCATCATCGCCGAGGGGGTGCTCGTCTCGGTGCGCAACGCCGAGTTCCGGACCTTCACCGAGGCGGCCAAGCGCCTGCAGATGAACTACCGCGCCTATGCCACCGGCTACCATGTGCTGGTGTCGATCCTCGAGGTGCGCATCGACTACGACGCCGACCTGGTCGAAGCGCTGGCCAAGAACATCGCCGCGCTGAGCAAGGAGGTGAACATCAGCGAACAGATCGGCCGCGAAACCCTCCAGCGCATCAGCCACCTGCAGGAGAATACGATGCTGATCCGCGAGAACATCTTCGACCGGCAGCGGGTGCTGTCGGGCATCCAGCGCAGCGAACGCTTCCCGAACGACGTCTATCCCCGCCTGACGCTGATGATCAAGGACGTTAATTCGCTGATCAGCCACGCCGACTTCAGTTCCGAACGCCTCGATTACCTGCAGGACACGGCGCTCGGTCTGATCAACATCGAGCAGAGCAACGTGACGAAGATCTTTACCGTCGCGGCGCTGTTCTTCATGCCGCCGACCATGATCGCGAGTATCTACGGCATGAACTTCGCCTACATCCAGGAGCTGCACTGGAAGTACGGTTATCCGTTCGCGCTGGGGCTGATGGTGGTCGTCTCCGCGCTCACGTACCTGTTCTTCCGCTGGAAAAAGTGGCTGTAA
- the rpsO gene encoding 30S ribosomal protein S15: protein MGYLESDKKQELFANYGKSNTDTGSAESQIALFSYRISHLTEHMKQNKHDYGTQRSLLRLVGKRRRLLDYLKKVDIERYRAIIKALNLRK from the coding sequence ATGGGTTATTTAGAATCAGACAAAAAGCAGGAGCTTTTTGCAAACTACGGGAAGTCTAACACCGACACCGGCTCGGCAGAGAGCCAGATCGCGCTGTTTTCCTACCGTATCAGCCACCTCACCGAACACATGAAACAAAACAAGCACGACTACGGCACGCAGCGTTCGCTGCTCCGCCTGGTGGGTAAGCGCCGCCGTCTGCTTGACTATCTGAAGAAGGTGGATATCGAGCGGTACCGGGCCATCATCAAGGCTCTGAACCTGAGAAAATAG
- a CDS encoding polyribonucleotide nucleotidyltransferase, producing MLYNATQKVIQLSGGREIVIETGKLAKQADGSVVVKQGNTMLLATVVAAKEPKPDCDFMPLSVEYKEKYAAAGRFPGGFLKREARPSDYEILVSRLIDRALRPLFPSDFHAEVFVQVNLISADKDIMPDALAGLAASAALAVSDVPFAGPISEVRVARINGELVINPTFTQNADADLDIMVGATYDNILMVEGEMKEVSEAEMLEAIKFAHAEIKKHCQAQMELSKELGKDVKRTYCHETNDEALREKVIAETYDKAYAIARERSAKHERSDKFDALEEEFCAQFSEEELAEKRPLIKRYFHDDVLKKAMRNMILDEGIRLDGRSTTEIRPIWCEVGYLPCAHGSAIFTRGETQSLTTVTLGTKLDEKQIDDVLFKGSEQFVLHYNFPPFSTGEARPARGLSRREIGHGNLAWRALKPMVPVGEENPYAVRVVSDILESNGSSSMATVCAGTLALMDAGVKIKKPVSGIAMGLITDTKSGKYAVLSDILGDEDHLGDMDFKVTGTKDGITATQMDIKVDGLSYEVMANALEQAKQGRMHILGKILEAMPAPREDYKPFVPRIVQITIPQEFIGAVIGPGGKVIQEIQKTTGTTITITEKDSKGFVDIFGENKEALDAALDRIKGIVAIPEVGEIYTGKIRSIVAFGAFVEIMPGKDGLLHISEIGNKRYETMEETGLKEGDTIEVKLIGLDPKNGKLKLSRKVLLPGGEKSEEKGEGRPERREGHHAHRREERK from the coding sequence ATGTTGTATAATGCCACACAGAAGGTGATTCAGCTCAGCGGAGGCCGCGAGATCGTCATCGAAACAGGAAAATTAGCGAAGCAGGCCGACGGGTCGGTCGTTGTGAAACAGGGGAACACGATGCTGCTGGCCACCGTAGTTGCCGCCAAGGAGCCCAAACCCGACTGCGATTTCATGCCGCTGTCGGTCGAATACAAAGAGAAATACGCCGCTGCGGGCCGTTTCCCCGGAGGCTTCCTCAAGCGTGAGGCCCGCCCTTCGGATTACGAAATCCTGGTTTCGCGACTGATCGACCGCGCGTTGCGCCCGCTGTTCCCTTCGGATTTCCACGCCGAGGTATTCGTACAGGTCAACCTCATTTCGGCCGACAAGGACATTATGCCCGACGCGCTGGCCGGACTGGCCGCTTCGGCGGCGCTGGCCGTATCGGACGTGCCGTTCGCCGGCCCGATCTCCGAGGTGCGCGTTGCCCGCATTAACGGCGAGCTGGTGATCAATCCCACCTTCACGCAGAATGCCGACGCCGACCTGGACATCATGGTAGGCGCCACCTACGACAACATCCTGATGGTCGAAGGCGAAATGAAAGAGGTTTCGGAAGCCGAGATGCTTGAAGCGATCAAGTTTGCGCACGCCGAAATCAAAAAGCACTGCCAGGCCCAGATGGAATTGAGCAAGGAGCTGGGCAAAGACGTGAAGCGCACCTATTGCCACGAGACCAACGACGAGGCCCTTCGCGAGAAGGTGATCGCCGAAACCTACGACAAGGCTTACGCCATTGCCCGCGAACGTTCGGCCAAGCACGAGCGCAGCGACAAGTTCGATGCGCTGGAGGAGGAGTTCTGCGCACAGTTCTCCGAAGAGGAGCTTGCCGAGAAGCGCCCGCTCATCAAGCGTTACTTCCACGACGACGTATTGAAGAAAGCGATGCGCAACATGATCCTCGACGAGGGGATCCGCCTCGACGGCCGCTCGACCACCGAGATTCGCCCGATCTGGTGCGAAGTGGGTTACCTGCCCTGCGCGCACGGTTCGGCCATCTTCACCCGCGGCGAGACGCAGTCGCTGACGACCGTTACGCTCGGTACGAAGCTCGACGAAAAGCAGATCGACGACGTGTTGTTCAAAGGTTCGGAGCAATTCGTACTGCACTACAACTTCCCGCCGTTCTCCACCGGCGAGGCCCGTCCCGCACGCGGCCTCTCGCGCCGCGAGATCGGCCACGGCAACCTCGCCTGGCGCGCCCTCAAACCGATGGTTCCCGTCGGAGAGGAGAATCCCTACGCCGTACGCGTGGTGTCGGATATCCTCGAGTCGAACGGCTCGTCGTCGATGGCTACCGTCTGCGCCGGTACGCTCGCGCTGATGGATGCCGGCGTCAAGATCAAAAAACCGGTTTCGGGTATCGCGATGGGTCTGATCACCGACACGAAATCAGGAAAATATGCCGTGTTGTCGGACATCCTCGGCGATGAGGACCACCTCGGCGATATGGACTTCAAAGTGACTGGTACTAAGGACGGTATCACTGCCACCCAGATGGATATCAAGGTCGACGGCCTCTCGTACGAGGTGATGGCCAACGCATTGGAGCAGGCCAAACAGGGCCGCATGCACATTCTCGGCAAGATTCTTGAAGCTATGCCTGCACCGAGGGAGGACTACAAACCTTTCGTGCCGCGTATCGTCCAGATCACTATCCCGCAGGAGTTTATCGGCGCCGTGATCGGCCCGGGCGGCAAGGTGATCCAGGAAATCCAGAAGACCACCGGAACGACCATCACGATCACCGAGAAGGACAGCAAGGGTTTCGTGGACATCTTCGGCGAGAACAAGGAGGCGCTCGATGCTGCGCTCGACCGCATCAAGGGTATCGTAGCGATTCCGGAAGTAGGCGAAATTTATACGGGGAAAATCCGTTCGATCGTCGCTTTCGGCGCGTTTGTTGAGATCATGCCCGGTAAGGACGGCCTGCTGCACATCTCCGAGATCGGCAACAAGCGTTACGAGACGATGGAGGAGACCGGACTCAAGGAAGGCGACACGATCGAGGTGAAACTCATCGGGTTGGATCCCAAGAACGGCAAACTCAAACTCTCCCGCAAAGTGCTGCTTCCGGGCGGCGAAAAGTCCGAGGAGAAGGGCGAAGGCCGTCCTGAACGCCGCGAAGGCCACCACGCTCACCGCAGGGAGGAACGCAAATAG
- a CDS encoding tetratricopeptide repeat protein, translated as MKRFVKVSLMLASAAVLLSSCNCYKKMAKNADDVNITCTPTVLSLKGNTVSADITVTYPAAYFNKKAVLKVTPVLVFEGGEITGTPKYVQGEKVKDNYTVIAKKQGGSYTQTVTFPYDSRADLCTMELRVEGKCAKGKHSEFTPIAAIPVAQGISTIQKLADNAAGLAIMPDNFKRVTTISQGAEIMYLINRANVRKGELTKEQIKMFEDFVKEYSNKDRATLGNIYAKGYASPDGPLAFNDKLSKERSQTGQKAISEQLKDVKNAKYDIAAYGEDWEGFKELVSASDIKDKDLILQVLAMYDNPVKRDEEIRNMSSVFDVLAKEILPQLRRTKLSADVDIEGRTDAEILAAVSGNIDVLNEEEMLYGATLTGDAALKIKAYKAAATKFNSARGYNNMGVVLGQTGKAGEAKSAIEKAATLSNDPIISNNLGVLALMNGDVAKAKSYLSALSIPQARKSMGLVNLAEGNYAEAARALDGYNLAVAEVLNGNLAKAKSVLSGDNSAQADYLKAIIAMREGNSSSAIANLKSAISKNSAYKAKAAKDVEFAKLFGTTEFLAL; from the coding sequence ATGAAAAGGTTTGTAAAAGTAAGCTTGATGCTCGCTTCTGCAGCGGTCCTGCTCTCCAGCTGTAACTGCTACAAGAAAATGGCAAAAAACGCTGACGATGTGAACATCACCTGCACGCCGACCGTGCTGTCGCTGAAGGGTAATACCGTTTCAGCCGATATCACCGTTACCTACCCCGCCGCCTACTTCAACAAGAAGGCGGTCCTGAAGGTGACCCCCGTTCTGGTATTCGAAGGCGGTGAAATCACCGGTACTCCGAAGTACGTTCAGGGCGAAAAGGTGAAAGACAACTACACCGTTATTGCCAAAAAACAGGGCGGCTCTTACACTCAGACCGTGACTTTCCCGTACGATTCTCGCGCTGACCTCTGCACGATGGAGCTTCGCGTGGAAGGCAAATGCGCCAAGGGCAAGCACAGCGAATTCACCCCGATCGCCGCTATTCCGGTGGCTCAGGGCATCAGCACCATCCAGAAGCTGGCTGACAACGCTGCCGGCCTGGCCATCATGCCGGACAACTTCAAACGCGTGACGACCATCTCTCAGGGTGCCGAGATCATGTACCTGATCAACCGTGCGAACGTTCGCAAGGGCGAGCTGACCAAAGAGCAGATCAAAATGTTCGAGGATTTCGTGAAAGAGTATTCGAACAAAGACCGCGCAACGCTGGGCAACATCTACGCCAAGGGTTACGCTTCTCCCGACGGCCCGCTGGCTTTCAACGACAAACTGTCGAAAGAGCGTAGCCAGACCGGCCAGAAGGCCATCAGCGAGCAGCTGAAAGACGTGAAAAACGCCAAGTACGACATCGCCGCTTACGGTGAGGACTGGGAAGGTTTCAAGGAACTGGTTTCCGCATCGGACATCAAGGACAAGGATCTGATCCTGCAGGTTCTGGCCATGTACGACAACCCCGTGAAACGTGACGAAGAGATCCGCAACATGTCGTCGGTATTCGACGTACTGGCTAAGGAGATCCTGCCGCAGCTGCGCCGCACGAAACTCTCTGCCGACGTGGACATCGAAGGCCGTACCGACGCTGAGATCCTGGCTGCCGTTTCCGGCAACATCGACGTGCTGAACGAAGAGGAGATGCTTTACGGTGCAACGCTGACCGGCGATGCTGCCCTGAAGATCAAAGCTTACAAGGCTGCCGCTACCAAATTCAACAGCGCCCGCGGTTACAACAACATGGGTGTGGTTCTGGGTCAGACCGGCAAAGCCGGCGAGGCTAAGAGCGCTATCGAGAAGGCCGCTACGTTGAGCAACGACCCGATCATCAGCAACAACCTGGGTGTTCTGGCCCTGATGAACGGCGACGTGGCCAAGGCTAAGAGCTACCTCTCCGCACTGAGCATCCCGCAGGCTCGCAAGAGCATGGGTCTGGTGAACCTGGCTGAAGGCAACTACGCTGAGGCTGCCCGCGCACTGGACGGCTACAACCTGGCTGTCGCAGAGGTGCTGAACGGCAACCTGGCAAAAGCTAAATCGGTTCTGAGCGGCGACAACTCCGCACAGGCTGACTACCTGAAAGCCATCATCGCTATGCGTGAAGGCAACAGCAGCTCGGCTATCGCCAACCTGAAGAGCGCCATTTCGAAGAACAGCGCTTACAAGGCTAAAGCTGCCAAAGACGTAGAGTTCGCGAAACTGTTCGGTACCACCGAATTCCTCGCCCTCTAA
- a CDS encoding DUF421 domain-containing protein: MVESIVVKVLVGMLGVLFFLRISGKTQMAQLTPLDSVNAFVLGALVGGVVYNPDLSAWYMVLALGVWTVFNLLIRFLLRFKHLRRLIKGDTVMIVQGGKINLKEFRRNGLEMEQFRTMLRENGIFSMFEVDEVRFETNGRLTVSRRGDRLQSYLLVNNGAVLESSLRSAGQTAEWLAENLRKLGYDTPSDLFCVEWTPSQGFYIQPKNEPDAATGAVSDPVETVCN, translated from the coding sequence ATGGTTGAAAGTATTGTGGTCAAAGTCCTGGTCGGAATGCTGGGGGTCCTCTTTTTCCTGCGGATTTCGGGGAAAACGCAGATGGCGCAGCTCACGCCGCTCGATTCGGTCAATGCATTCGTACTCGGGGCATTGGTCGGCGGCGTGGTGTACAATCCGGACCTCTCGGCCTGGTACATGGTCCTCGCGCTCGGCGTCTGGACCGTGTTCAACCTGTTGATCCGCTTCCTGCTGCGCTTCAAGCACCTGCGCAGGCTGATCAAGGGCGATACGGTGATGATCGTGCAGGGCGGCAAGATCAACCTGAAGGAGTTCCGTCGCAACGGCCTCGAGATGGAGCAGTTTCGTACTATGCTGCGTGAAAACGGTATTTTTTCGATGTTCGAAGTGGATGAAGTGCGCTTCGAGACGAACGGCCGGCTGACGGTTTCACGGCGCGGCGACCGTTTGCAGTCTTACCTGCTGGTGAACAACGGCGCCGTGCTGGAGAGTTCGCTGCGCAGCGCCGGACAGACCGCGGAGTGGCTCGCCGAAAATCTCCGTAAATTGGGGTACGACACGCCTTCGGACCTGTTTTGTGTCGAGTGGACGCCTTCGCAGGGGTTTTACATACAGCCCAAAAACGAACCGGATGCTGCGACGGGAGCCGTGTCCGATCCGGTAGAGACGGTTTGTAACTGA
- a CDS encoding mechanosensitive ion channel family protein, with protein MNTSEFAQTLLHWIKEFLSWIGIPRHMLDQLDEALFLVLIVVIAFAFAAIVHTLAVRFTRRILERKNVSFLGSLAKYNVLRKLTAIIPPLMISALLPFAFDSKSEWYVVSEKVTWIYFFIALIFSVNAILNTVGDALKSEQQLQNRPMKGFIQIFQVIFSCIAVIVIVSILINKSPFNLITGLGAFAAVLMLVFKDTILGFVAGVLISQNDMVRIGDWIEMPQNNVNGVVTDISLNVVKVRNFDNTIVTVPPYSLVSGSFINWRGMSDSGGRRIMREYALKLDYIKPCTPEFLEKMKAFDDELAQFITGKQQQAAEGRVANTDNPAGLVNGTIDTNVGLLRAYMALYLRRHPFINKDLDLMVRTLAPTGNGLPVQIYCFSSNKNWPSYESIQAEIMEHFVSVLPVFELYAFQSADARDTIISGLIESGKVDLSAVGGIPWLSVLPTGGQESPGKPGATKN; from the coding sequence ATGAATACAAGTGAATTCGCTCAAACTTTGTTGCATTGGATCAAAGAATTTCTCTCGTGGATAGGTATTCCGAGGCACATGCTCGATCAGCTGGACGAGGCGCTGTTCCTGGTCCTGATCGTCGTGATAGCCTTCGCCTTTGCCGCTATCGTTCATACCTTGGCCGTGCGTTTTACCCGGAGGATATTGGAACGTAAGAATGTCAGCTTCCTCGGTTCGTTGGCCAAATATAACGTATTGCGGAAACTGACGGCCATTATCCCGCCCCTGATGATTTCGGCCCTGCTGCCTTTCGCTTTCGACAGCAAATCCGAGTGGTACGTCGTCAGTGAGAAAGTTACGTGGATCTATTTTTTCATAGCATTGATCTTCTCCGTCAATGCGATATTGAATACGGTGGGGGATGCGCTGAAAAGCGAGCAGCAGCTGCAGAACCGCCCGATGAAAGGCTTTATCCAGATCTTCCAGGTGATTTTTTCCTGTATCGCCGTGATCGTCATCGTCTCCATCCTGATCAACAAATCGCCGTTCAACCTGATTACGGGACTGGGCGCTTTTGCCGCCGTCCTGATGCTGGTCTTCAAGGATACCATTCTGGGTTTCGTCGCGGGAGTGCTGATTTCGCAGAACGACATGGTCCGTATCGGCGACTGGATAGAGATGCCGCAAAACAATGTGAACGGGGTTGTGACCGATATCTCCCTGAATGTCGTCAAAGTCCGGAATTTCGATAATACGATCGTTACCGTTCCCCCCTATTCGCTGGTATCGGGCTCTTTTATCAACTGGCGGGGCATGAGCGACTCCGGCGGTCGCCGCATCATGCGCGAATATGCGCTGAAACTCGATTACATAAAACCTTGTACGCCGGAATTCCTGGAGAAGATGAAGGCTTTCGACGACGAGCTGGCGCAGTTCATCACCGGCAAGCAGCAACAGGCCGCCGAAGGCCGGGTCGCCAACACGGATAACCCCGCCGGGTTGGTGAACGGTACCATCGATACCAATGTCGGTTTGTTACGGGCTTATATGGCCCTGTATCTGAGGCGCCATCCCTTTATCAACAAGGATCTGGACCTGATGGTGCGCACGCTGGCCCCGACCGGGAACGGACTGCCCGTGCAGATTTACTGCTTTTCCTCCAACAAGAACTGGCCGAGCTACGAGTCCATTCAGGCCGAGATCATGGAACATTTCGTATCCGTATTACCGGTGTTTGAATTGTATGCGTTCCAGAGCGCCGATGCGCGTGATACGATCATCAGCGGTTTGATCGAGTCCGGGAAAGTCGATTTGTCGGCTGTCGGGGGGATCCCCTGGCTCAGCGTGCTGCCGACAGGAGGCCAGGAGTCACCCGGGAAGCCGGGAGCGACAAAAAATTAG
- a CDS encoding aconitate hydratase gives MLFDLDLIRTVYGTFANRVDAARKAAGTPLTLTEKILYAHLFDADGTKLPIGHAYVRGTDYVNFRPDRVAMQDATAQMALLQFMNAGRDRSAVPASVHCDHLIQADMGADKDLPTANSANREVYGFLSSVSNRYGIGFWKPGAGIIHQVVLENYAFPGGMMVGTDSHTPNAGGLGMIAIGVGGADAVDVMAGIPWELKMPKIIGVKLTGKLGGWASPKDVILKLAGILTVKGGTNAVIEYFGDGAAALSATGKATICNMGAEVGATCSLFPYDEAMERYLRATGRTEVADGANALGDNLRADAEVAADPGKYYDRVIEIDLSALEPYINGPFTPDAAHTISEFGAFVREKGIPQQMEVGLVGSCTNSSYQDMGRAASVARQAKTKDLKVKAEFIINPGSEQVRYTAERDGILGDLTAIGGVIMANACGPCIGQWARHTDDPTRPNSIVTSFNRNFAKRADGNPNTHAFVASPELVTALTIAGDLTFNPLTDTLTNEKGEPVRLDPPQGDELPRQGFGVKDNGYIAPDTANRGEVAIDPQSKRLQRLEPFAPWDGGDFTELRLLIQAAGKCTTDHISMAGPWLRFRGHLENISDNLLMGAVNRFNGQTNSVLNPLTGAYEGVSAVAKQLKAQGIGSIIVAEENYGEGSSREHAALEPRFLNAKVVLVKSFARIHETNLKKQGMLALTFADGADYDRIREDDRISVTGLKTFAPGSRMTITLLHSDGTSESFEALHTYNEQQIGWFRAGSALNS, from the coding sequence ATGCTGTTCGACCTCGATTTGATCCGTACCGTTTACGGAACCTTCGCCAACCGCGTCGATGCCGCCCGCAAGGCCGCCGGCACGCCGCTGACACTCACCGAGAAAATCCTTTACGCGCACCTGTTCGACGCCGACGGGACGAAACTGCCCATCGGGCACGCCTACGTCCGCGGCACGGACTACGTCAATTTCCGTCCCGACCGCGTGGCGATGCAGGACGCGACGGCGCAGATGGCGCTGCTGCAATTCATGAACGCCGGACGCGACCGTTCGGCCGTCCCCGCCTCGGTGCACTGCGACCACCTGATCCAGGCCGACATGGGCGCGGACAAAGACCTGCCCACGGCCAACAGTGCGAATCGCGAAGTGTACGGCTTCCTCAGCAGCGTGTCGAACCGCTACGGCATCGGCTTCTGGAAGCCCGGCGCCGGGATCATCCACCAGGTCGTGCTGGAGAACTATGCGTTCCCGGGCGGCATGATGGTCGGCACCGACTCGCACACCCCCAACGCCGGGGGCCTGGGCATGATCGCGATCGGCGTGGGCGGCGCGGATGCCGTCGACGTGATGGCGGGCATCCCCTGGGAGCTGAAGATGCCGAAGATCATCGGCGTGAAGCTCACCGGAAAACTGGGCGGATGGGCTTCGCCGAAAGATGTGATCCTGAAACTGGCCGGCATCCTCACCGTCAAGGGAGGCACCAACGCCGTGATCGAATACTTCGGCGACGGTGCGGCGGCGCTCTCGGCCACCGGCAAAGCCACGATCTGCAACATGGGCGCCGAAGTGGGCGCCACCTGTTCGCTCTTCCCCTACGACGAGGCGATGGAACGTTACCTGCGGGCGACGGGCCGCACCGAAGTGGCCGACGGTGCGAACGCGCTCGGCGACAACCTGCGGGCCGACGCCGAGGTAGCCGCCGATCCCGGAAAGTATTACGACCGCGTAATCGAGATCGACCTTTCGGCGCTCGAACCCTATATCAACGGTCCGTTCACGCCCGACGCCGCGCACACGATCTCCGAATTCGGCGCCTTCGTCCGCGAAAAGGGTATCCCGCAGCAGATGGAGGTCGGCCTGGTGGGTTCCTGCACGAACTCCTCGTACCAGGACATGGGCCGCGCCGCTTCGGTGGCGCGCCAGGCCAAAACCAAAGATTTGAAAGTGAAAGCGGAGTTCATCATCAACCCGGGCTCGGAGCAGGTTCGTTACACGGCCGAGCGCGACGGCATCCTGGGGGACCTGACCGCCATCGGCGGCGTGATCATGGCCAACGCATGCGGCCCCTGCATCGGGCAGTGGGCCCGCCACACCGACGACCCGACGCGCCCGAACTCGATCGTCACGTCGTTCAACCGCAACTTCGCAAAACGCGCCGACGGCAACCCCAACACGCACGCCTTCGTCGCGTCGCCCGAACTGGTGACGGCACTTACGATCGCGGGCGACCTGACTTTCAACCCGCTCACCGACACGCTCACGAACGAAAAGGGCGAACCCGTGCGCCTCGACCCGCCGCAGGGCGACGAGCTGCCGCGTCAGGGCTTCGGCGTGAAGGATAACGGCTACATTGCGCCCGACACCGCGAACCGCGGCGAGGTGGCGATCGACCCGCAGTCGAAACGGCTGCAACGGCTCGAACCGTTCGCGCCGTGGGACGGGGGCGACTTCACGGAGCTGCGCCTGTTGATCCAGGCCGCAGGCAAATGCACGACCGACCACATCTCGATGGCAGGTCCCTGGCTGCGCTTCCGGGGCCACCTGGAGAATATCTCGGACAACCTGCTGATGGGAGCCGTAAACCGTTTCAACGGCCAGACGAACAGCGTCCTGAACCCGCTCACGGGCGCATACGAGGGCGTTTCGGCCGTAGCCAAACAGCTCAAGGCGCAGGGCATCGGCTCGATCATCGTCGCAGAGGAGAACTACGGCGAAGGGTCGTCGCGCGAGCACGCGGCGCTCGAACCGCGCTTCCTGAACGCGAAGGTCGTACTGGTCAAATCTTTCGCGCGCATCCACGAGACGAACCTCAAAAAACAGGGCATGCTGGCGCTCACCTTCGCCGACGGAGCCGACTACGACCGCATCCGCGAGGACGACCGCATCTCGGTTACCGGACTCAAAACGTTCGCACCCGGCAGCCGCATGACGATCACGCTGCTGCACAGCGACGGCACCTCGGAGAGCTTCGAAGCGCTGCACACCTACAACGAGCAGCAGATCGGCTGGTTCAGGGCGGGTTCCGCGCTGAACAGCTGA